A genomic segment from Bryobacteraceae bacterium encodes:
- a CDS encoding bifunctional rhamnulose-1-phosphate aldolase/short-chain dehydrogenase, whose amino-acid sequence MLQFLKDLWDPSAAASLETDGLGLLTYRSNLLGADLRITNFGGGNTSSKLAMPDPFTRKDTQVLAVKGSGGDLGSIKKTGFALLYLDRLNDLRGIYKGEAHEDEMVGYYPLAAFGDSRVAASIDTPLHGFLPFPHVDHLHPDWAIAIAASANGKAKMDEFNAKYNHKVVWLPWQRPGFELGLMLRKAVEDNPDCDGIILGSHGLFTWGDTQRECYINSVRMIDDMGKFLDEHERKLTTPAFGGAKHQQRADAAEVAASVFAYLRGAVGRMKRSVGHYNDSPDVQEFANSHRAAELAGLGTSCPDHFLRTKISPLYVDWNPQSEDVAALRTKLDAGLAAYRDSYAAYHAEHKEPASPAMRDPNPSVVLIPGLGMFTFAKNKPEARISGEFYVNAIHVMAGAIALGGGEAPPAVLPQAKNAADTKAFASLHNYVALPRREAFRIEYWALEEAKLQRMPPEKEFSRRIVLVVGGGAGIGRNTALDLARGGANVMIADKNEDAAREVAGEAAKVAGAEAVSCCYIDLTDRKSIDQAIDKTVLAFGGLDGVVNTAAIFVAPDLNGKLTDEKWGLTLSVNVTGNHFLLDEAAIVLRQQSLPATIVLTSSANAVVPKRGSEAYDVSKSAVNHMVREYAIDLSPMIRVNAIAPATVVEGSTMFPRDRVMASLSKYKIEYAEDESTDELRHKLAQFYAQRTLTKLPITPADCAQAILYLTSDRSAKTTGHVIPVDGGLPEAFLR is encoded by the coding sequence ATGCTCCAATTCCTCAAGGACCTGTGGGACCCGTCTGCCGCCGCGTCGCTCGAAACCGATGGACTCGGCCTACTGACTTACCGTTCGAACCTCCTCGGCGCCGATCTCCGCATCACCAATTTCGGCGGCGGGAACACGAGTTCGAAATTGGCCATGCCCGATCCCTTCACGCGCAAGGATACGCAAGTGCTCGCCGTGAAGGGCTCCGGCGGCGACCTCGGCTCGATCAAGAAAACCGGCTTCGCGCTGCTTTATCTCGATCGCCTCAACGATCTGCGCGGGATCTATAAAGGCGAAGCGCATGAAGACGAGATGGTCGGCTACTATCCGCTTGCCGCGTTCGGCGACAGCCGTGTCGCCGCCTCCATCGATACGCCTCTCCACGGATTTCTCCCGTTCCCCCACGTCGATCACCTCCATCCGGATTGGGCCATCGCCATCGCCGCGTCGGCCAACGGCAAGGCGAAGATGGACGAGTTCAACGCGAAGTACAACCACAAAGTGGTATGGCTTCCGTGGCAGCGCCCGGGGTTCGAACTCGGGCTGATGCTCCGCAAGGCGGTGGAGGACAATCCCGATTGCGACGGCATCATTCTCGGATCGCACGGGCTGTTCACCTGGGGCGATACGCAGCGCGAGTGCTACATCAATTCGGTCCGGATGATCGATGACATGGGCAAGTTCCTGGACGAGCACGAACGGAAGCTGACGACCCCGGCCTTCGGCGGCGCGAAGCACCAGCAGCGCGCCGACGCCGCTGAAGTGGCGGCGTCCGTGTTCGCCTACTTGCGGGGCGCGGTCGGCAGGATGAAGCGGTCCGTGGGCCACTACAACGATTCGCCGGACGTTCAGGAGTTCGCCAACTCGCACCGCGCAGCAGAACTGGCCGGACTCGGCACAAGCTGCCCGGATCATTTCCTGCGCACCAAGATCTCGCCCCTTTACGTCGATTGGAACCCGCAATCCGAAGACGTCGCCGCGCTGAGGACGAAGCTCGACGCCGGCCTCGCCGCCTATCGCGATTCCTACGCCGCCTATCACGCGGAACACAAAGAGCCCGCCTCGCCGGCGATGCGGGACCCGAATCCGTCCGTCGTGCTGATCCCAGGGCTCGGCATGTTCACGTTCGCGAAGAACAAGCCCGAAGCGCGCATCAGCGGCGAGTTTTATGTGAACGCCATCCACGTGATGGCCGGCGCCATCGCCCTGGGTGGAGGCGAGGCGCCGCCCGCGGTGCTGCCTCAAGCCAAGAACGCCGCAGACACCAAGGCCTTCGCGAGCCTCCACAACTACGTCGCCCTCCCGCGCCGCGAAGCGTTCCGCATCGAATACTGGGCGCTTGAGGAAGCGAAGTTGCAGCGCATGCCTCCGGAGAAGGAGTTTAGCCGGCGCATTGTCCTCGTGGTCGGCGGTGGCGCCGGCATCGGCCGCAACACCGCGCTCGATCTCGCGCGCGGCGGCGCCAACGTAATGATCGCGGACAAGAACGAAGACGCAGCCCGCGAGGTTGCCGGCGAAGCGGCCAAGGTCGCCGGTGCGGAGGCCGTCTCCTGTTGTTACATCGATCTCACGGACCGGAAGTCGATCGACCAGGCCATCGACAAGACCGTGCTCGCCTTCGGTGGACTCGATGGCGTCGTCAACACCGCCGCCATTTTCGTCGCGCCGGACCTGAACGGCAAACTCACAGACGAGAAGTGGGGGCTCACTCTCAGCGTCAACGTCACCGGCAATCACTTCCTGCTCGACGAAGCGGCCATCGTCCTTCGCCAGCAGAGCCTTCCCGCCACCATTGTGCTCACCAGTTCGGCCAACGCCGTCGTGCCCAAACGCGGTTCGGAAGCCTACGACGTCTCAAAGAGCGCCGTGAATCACATGGTGCGCGAGTACGCCATCGATCTTTCGCCGATGATCCGCGTGAACGCCATCGCGCCGGCCACCGTCGTCGAAGGCTCCACCATGTTTCCGCGCGACCGCGTGATGGCGTCTCTCTCCAAATACAAGATTGAGTACGCCGAGGACGAATCCACCGACGAGTTGCGCCACAAGCTTGCGCAATTCTACGCCCAGCGCACGCTCACCAAACTTCCGATCACTCCGGCCGATTGCGCGCAGGCGATCCTCTATCTCACTAGCGACCGCAGCGCCAAGACCACCGGGCACGTGATCCCCGTGGACGGAGGCCTACCCGAAGCGTTCTTGCGCTAA
- a CDS encoding SDR family oxidoreductase — protein MSVTGKVVLVTGAAKRIGRGIALRLAREGARVAIHYGGSEAEARATAAECGGAPVFQADLEKVPEIERLFAEVGAHFGRLDGLVNNAARFTRFDPMEVTERDWDFIHSVNLKAVFFCCQQGAKQMRASGGGRIVNISSLGGIRPWAEHAHYCASKAGVIHMTRALAKAFAPEITVNSVAPGVIPFGDLDQRSIPMVQATPAGRAGTADEIADAVLYFLGATNFVTGQLIAVDGGLSLR, from the coding sequence ATGAGCGTGACCGGGAAAGTGGTACTGGTGACAGGCGCGGCGAAGCGCATCGGACGCGGCATCGCGCTGCGGCTGGCGCGCGAGGGGGCTCGGGTGGCGATTCACTATGGTGGATCGGAGGCCGAGGCTCGGGCTACGGCGGCCGAATGCGGTGGCGCTCCGGTCTTCCAGGCCGATCTCGAAAAGGTGCCCGAGATCGAGCGGCTGTTCGCGGAAGTCGGCGCGCACTTCGGACGGCTGGACGGGCTGGTGAACAACGCCGCGCGGTTTACGCGGTTCGATCCGATGGAAGTCACCGAGCGCGACTGGGACTTCATCCACAGCGTGAACCTGAAAGCCGTGTTCTTCTGCTGCCAGCAGGGGGCGAAGCAGATGCGCGCTTCCGGCGGCGGGCGGATCGTGAACATCAGCTCGCTCGGCGGCATCCGTCCGTGGGCCGAACACGCGCACTACTGCGCTTCGAAAGCAGGCGTCATCCACATGACGCGCGCGCTCGCCAAAGCGTTCGCGCCGGAGATCACGGTGAACTCGGTGGCGCCGGGCGTGATTCCGTTTGGCGACCTGGACCAGCGCAGCATCCCGATGGTGCAGGCGACGCCGGCCGGGCGGGCCGGGACGGCGGACGAAATCGCCGACGCCGTGCTCTACTTTCTCGGCGCGACGAATTTCGTCACGGGGCAGTTGATCGCCGTCGACGGCGGCTTGTCGCTGCGTTAG
- a CDS encoding MFS transporter, with product MAGFVELLRTNRNYRNLWTGQVVSEVGDHFNNIAVFSLVLETTGSGLIVSGVLLARGVAMMIAGPLAGVALDRADRRQLMIWSDAIRAVVAVCFGLCLIYPATWLLYLLSAMLMFCSPFFTSGRAAILPRIATREQLHTANTLTQTTQWTNLAIGMFLGGTSVHSLGYEAAFALNAMSFVVSAFSVSRLSLPEGFRPAGLPRERMVARPLHEYREGLRYMRSVPLVFGLALLGVGWATGGGAAQVLFSLFGEKVFNKGAAGIGIIWGFAAIGLIAGGATAHRLMPRLSFRAYLWLVALCYLVHGVAYAAFSQMQSFAWALFFIALSRAAVGMTSTMNMTQLLRTVDDAYRGRVFSTFESMNWGMMMISMTAAGFASDYYDTRTIGLWSGLASGSVSIFWIWAVLAGKLPEPRLEDRQ from the coding sequence ATGGCCGGCTTCGTCGAGTTGCTCCGGACCAACCGGAACTACCGAAACCTGTGGACCGGGCAGGTGGTGAGCGAAGTGGGCGATCACTTCAACAACATCGCCGTGTTCAGCCTGGTGCTCGAGACGACCGGCTCGGGCCTGATCGTGAGCGGGGTGCTGCTGGCGCGTGGAGTGGCGATGATGATCGCCGGGCCGCTCGCCGGGGTGGCGCTCGACCGCGCGGACCGGCGGCAGTTGATGATCTGGAGCGACGCGATTCGCGCCGTGGTGGCCGTGTGCTTCGGGCTTTGCCTGATCTATCCAGCCACCTGGCTGCTGTATCTGCTGAGCGCGATGCTGATGTTCTGCTCACCTTTTTTCACGAGCGGCCGCGCGGCGATTCTTCCGCGCATCGCCACGCGCGAGCAGTTGCACACGGCGAACACGCTCACGCAGACCACGCAGTGGACCAACCTCGCCATCGGCATGTTCCTCGGCGGCACGAGCGTCCATTCGCTGGGCTACGAGGCTGCGTTCGCGCTGAACGCGATGTCGTTCGTGGTGTCGGCGTTCTCGGTGTCGCGGCTGTCGCTGCCGGAAGGTTTCCGTCCGGCCGGGCTCCCGCGCGAACGCATGGTGGCGCGGCCCCTGCACGAGTATCGCGAGGGCCTTCGGTACATGCGAAGCGTGCCCTTGGTGTTCGGGCTGGCGCTGCTCGGCGTGGGGTGGGCCACGGGCGGCGGCGCGGCGCAGGTGCTGTTCTCGCTGTTCGGCGAGAAGGTGTTCAACAAGGGCGCGGCGGGCATCGGCATCATCTGGGGCTTCGCGGCGATCGGCCTGATCGCCGGCGGCGCCACCGCGCACCGGTTGATGCCGCGCCTCAGTTTTCGCGCGTACTTGTGGCTGGTGGCGCTCTGCTACCTGGTCCACGGCGTGGCCTACGCGGCCTTCAGCCAGATGCAAAGCTTCGCCTGGGCGCTGTTCTTCATCGCTCTCTCGCGAGCCGCGGTGGGAATGACATCGACAATGAACATGACCCAGTTGCTCCGCACCGTCGACGATGCCTATCGCGGGCGCGTCTTCTCGACGTTCGAATCGATGAACTGGGGGATGATGATGATCTCGATGACGGCTGCCGGTTTCGCGTCCGATTACTACGACACGCGAACGATCGGGCTGTGGTCCGGCCTGGCGAGCGGGAGCGTTTCGATCTTCTGGATCTGGGCGGTGCTGGCGGGCAAGCTCCCGGAGCCGCGGCTGGAGGATCGCCAATGA